From the Halomonas meridiana genome, one window contains:
- a CDS encoding sensor histidine kinase encodes MRSDGVVIAIAFGYLALLFLVAAWGDRRAEQGRSLINSPTVYALSIAVYCTAWTFYGSVGRAAQYGPSFLLIYLGPTLAMLLAPFTLRKMVHIAAHQRITSIADFISARYGKSAQLGALVALLALITITPYIALQLKAITVSHAVLMNYPLSADSTLDNERFWMDRSFWIAMVLALFIILFGTRHLDASERHEGMVAAIAVESVVKLVAFLSVGMFVTFLLFDGPAALLADVAATPDLIDSMRLETVPGGATGWVGMLLLAFLAFFTLPRQFQVLVVENVDEQHLERASWLFPLYLLLINLFVIPIAFAGLLLGKGDPDSFVLTLPLSAGLEGLPLLVFIGGLSAATGMVIVETIALSTMVSNQLVMPLLLRFKGWYTGREGRLADWLLNVRRLAIVVILLMGYLYHAWIGDSYSLVTIGLVSFAGVAQFAPALLIGLYWRGATRRGATMGMLAGFMVWCYTLLLPGFAQSGWLEASFVTQGPWGIGWLSPYALLGLSGWDIYTHSLFWSMVLNVGLLITISLFTRPTPMEQTQAALFIEAMHAPLPTASRWQGQTTEGALYALLVRFLGHGATHRVFTAPYASLERSDAHQRPASGALITRAEQALAGSLGSASASVLIHSVLRGEALDMASVLTILDTTSQALEYNRRLEQKSQELARVGEELRSANERLQEVDRMKDEFVAMVSHELRTPLTSIRSFAEILRDTPDIEADKRQQFLRIMVLESERLSRLIDEILDLARLESGRLSLKPIPVDLMHIAKQSSQALARLHADQGIDVEWVTDVSIAMVMADPDRLEQVIINLLENARKFADPDHPIVRLHIYATDHAVCLSVEDNGPGIPVDERDNVFEKFYQLKLAKRKQADQRPKGSGLGLPISRAIIHHLGGKLWVDTSALGGAAIKLSLPRHTV; translated from the coding sequence ATGCGCAGCGATGGGGTCGTCATTGCTATCGCCTTTGGCTATTTGGCGCTGCTATTTCTGGTGGCCGCATGGGGAGACCGTCGCGCCGAACAGGGTCGCTCGCTCATCAATTCGCCGACCGTTTACGCCTTATCGATTGCCGTCTACTGTACGGCCTGGACGTTTTACGGCAGTGTTGGCCGCGCCGCACAGTATGGCCCTAGCTTTCTGCTGATTTATCTGGGGCCTACGCTGGCCATGCTGCTGGCCCCGTTTACGCTGCGTAAAATGGTGCACATTGCCGCCCATCAGCGCATTACCTCCATTGCCGATTTCATTAGCGCCCGCTACGGCAAAAGCGCTCAACTCGGGGCGTTGGTCGCCCTTCTGGCCTTGATCACCATTACCCCTTACATCGCGCTTCAGCTCAAAGCCATCACGGTGAGTCATGCGGTGCTCATGAACTACCCACTGAGTGCCGACAGCACACTGGACAACGAACGGTTCTGGATGGATCGCTCTTTTTGGATTGCGATGGTATTAGCGCTGTTCATCATTCTGTTTGGCACCCGCCACCTGGATGCCAGCGAACGCCATGAGGGCATGGTGGCAGCCATCGCCGTCGAGTCCGTCGTCAAGCTAGTGGCCTTCCTATCGGTGGGTATGTTCGTCACCTTCCTGCTGTTCGATGGGCCTGCCGCCCTTCTGGCAGACGTCGCCGCGACGCCTGACCTTATCGATAGCATGCGCCTGGAGACGGTGCCGGGAGGCGCCACCGGTTGGGTAGGCATGCTGCTGCTCGCTTTTCTGGCGTTCTTTACTCTACCCCGGCAATTTCAAGTGCTGGTCGTCGAGAACGTGGACGAACAGCATTTGGAACGCGCGAGTTGGCTGTTTCCACTCTATTTGCTATTGATCAACCTGTTCGTGATTCCCATTGCCTTCGCGGGTCTGTTGTTGGGCAAAGGCGACCCGGATAGTTTCGTGCTCACCCTTCCGCTATCCGCAGGTCTGGAGGGACTGCCGCTCTTGGTGTTCATCGGCGGTCTCTCCGCCGCCACCGGCATGGTCATCGTCGAGACCATCGCGCTCTCGACGATGGTCAGTAATCAGCTCGTAATGCCGCTGCTGCTAAGGTTCAAAGGGTGGTACACGGGGCGTGAGGGTCGTTTAGCCGACTGGCTGCTCAACGTGCGCCGCCTGGCGATCGTGGTCATTCTGCTCATGGGCTATCTCTACCATGCATGGATTGGCGACAGCTATAGCCTCGTAACCATCGGACTGGTCTCGTTTGCAGGTGTGGCGCAGTTCGCCCCGGCCCTTTTGATTGGGCTGTATTGGCGTGGGGCCACTCGCCGAGGGGCTACGATGGGGATGTTGGCAGGCTTTATGGTGTGGTGTTACACGCTGCTGCTGCCGGGCTTTGCACAGTCCGGCTGGCTAGAAGCCTCTTTCGTCACACAGGGGCCCTGGGGCATTGGCTGGTTATCCCCGTACGCCCTGCTGGGGCTAAGCGGATGGGATATCTATACACACTCGCTGTTTTGGAGCATGGTGTTGAACGTTGGCTTGCTCATCACTATTTCTCTCTTCACTCGCCCCACTCCCATGGAGCAGACTCAAGCAGCGCTGTTCATCGAAGCCATGCATGCGCCTCTACCGACGGCGTCACGCTGGCAGGGTCAAACCACCGAAGGCGCTCTTTACGCACTCTTGGTGCGCTTTTTGGGCCATGGAGCAACGCACCGCGTATTTACCGCCCCGTATGCCTCCTTGGAAAGGTCAGATGCCCACCAGCGCCCCGCGTCAGGAGCCCTGATCACCCGTGCGGAACAGGCGTTGGCCGGGTCACTCGGCAGTGCGTCTGCCAGCGTATTGATCCATTCCGTGTTGCGCGGTGAAGCGTTGGACATGGCGTCGGTGCTAACGATTCTCGACACGACCTCCCAGGCATTGGAGTACAACCGTCGACTGGAGCAGAAGTCTCAAGAGCTAGCTCGGGTCGGTGAGGAACTACGCAGCGCCAACGAGCGGTTGCAAGAAGTAGATCGCATGAAGGATGAGTTCGTTGCAATGGTGAGTCACGAGTTGCGTACCCCACTGACGTCCATCCGCTCGTTTGCCGAAATATTACGCGATACTCCCGACATCGAAGCAGACAAACGGCAGCAGTTTCTGCGCATCATGGTGCTGGAGAGTGAGCGTCTATCTCGCCTGATCGATGAAATTCTGGATTTGGCACGACTTGAGAGTGGACGCCTTTCCCTCAAACCCATCCCCGTCGATTTAATGCATATCGCCAAGCAGAGCAGCCAAGCACTGGCACGGCTTCACGCCGATCAGGGTATCGATGTCGAGTGGGTGACTGACGTATCCATCGCCATGGTCATGGCCGACCCAGACAGGCTCGAACAAGTCATCATCAATCTGTTGGAAAACGCACGCAAGTTTGCCGACCCCGACCATCCGATCGTACGGTTACACATTTATGCGACAGATCACGCTGTTTGCTTGAGCGTTGAAGATAATGGGCCCGGCATTCCTGTCGACGAACGTGACAACGTCTTTGAAAAGTTTTATCAGTTGAAATTGGCCAAGCGTAAACAGGCAGACCAACGACCTAAAGGGAGCGGTTTAGGCTTACCCATTAGCCGCGCCATTATTCATCACTTGGGTGGTAAACTTTGGGTCGACACTTCAGCGTTAGGTGGCGCTGCCATTAAGCTATCGCTTCCTCGCCATACCGTTTAA
- a CDS encoding EAL and HDOD domain-containing protein — protein sequence MQGSAQEETSTGHYTIAIQPIVNAQLHHVADELLYRGDFSAGTAAVFDDVQATARACAVAIYEIGLDKLCGQRKLFINASGEWLLNPDLDGLPKEQIVVEVLEDTAVSDALLTALRQLKTQGYTLALDDFELTDANRSLLALADIIKFDISTGLPKALIQRLYQDGYTLLAERVETYEEFEQCKALGFSLFQGYFYQRPQVQTTKTQRHSTSRANQMQLLAQLYSDKVRLPALSTLIARDPYLLNAVFKRANSAGKASQRPAYKLMDCIHIIGLKELRTLVSIVMLAGNNPASKINLTSGLTRAFACEALAEQRGLDEEEGFIAGLFSHMPVILGIDLDAMLQELPLSQTIHQALTLRQGRLGRLLTDIEASEQGSTSSDVPAELMLQAAAEARALMDTHIS from the coding sequence ATGCAAGGGTCAGCGCAAGAAGAGACCAGTACCGGCCATTACACCATCGCTATCCAGCCTATCGTCAACGCCCAGCTACACCATGTGGCTGATGAGCTGCTCTATCGTGGCGATTTTTCGGCGGGCACTGCAGCCGTCTTCGATGATGTGCAAGCCACCGCACGCGCCTGCGCTGTTGCCATCTATGAAATTGGATTGGATAAACTGTGCGGTCAGCGCAAACTCTTTATCAATGCCTCCGGGGAGTGGTTACTAAACCCGGATCTTGACGGTTTGCCAAAAGAGCAAATCGTGGTCGAAGTGCTTGAAGACACGGCCGTGAGTGATGCACTTTTAACGGCGTTACGTCAGTTAAAAACCCAAGGCTATACATTGGCCCTGGATGATTTTGAACTTACCGACGCCAATCGATCATTATTGGCCTTGGCAGATATTATTAAGTTCGATATTTCGACTGGGCTTCCGAAGGCACTCATTCAACGTCTTTATCAAGATGGTTATACGCTGTTGGCCGAACGCGTAGAAACCTACGAAGAGTTTGAACAGTGTAAAGCACTGGGATTTAGCTTATTTCAAGGTTATTTTTATCAGCGCCCACAGGTACAAACGACAAAAACCCAGCGACACAGCACGTCACGTGCCAATCAAATGCAGCTACTTGCTCAGCTCTACAGTGATAAAGTGCGCCTGCCGGCGCTGAGCACGCTCATTGCTCGCGACCCATATTTATTAAACGCCGTCTTCAAGCGCGCCAACTCGGCAGGAAAGGCCTCTCAGCGTCCTGCCTACAAGCTGATGGACTGCATTCACATCATTGGCTTGAAAGAGCTACGTACATTGGTATCGATCGTGATGCTCGCGGGGAATAATCCTGCTAGTAAAATCAATCTTACCAGCGGATTAACGCGTGCATTTGCGTGCGAAGCGCTCGCAGAACAGCGTGGATTAGACGAGGAAGAAGGCTTCATTGCCGGACTCTTTTCGCATATGCCGGTCATTTTGGGTATCGACCTTGATGCAATGCTGCAAGAACTGCCGCTGAGCCAAACGATCCATCAAGCCCTCACTTTGCGTCAGGGCCGACTCGGCCGACTGCTCACCGATATCGAAGCAAGCGAACAAGGCAGCACGAGCTCCGATGTGCCTGCAGAGTTGATGCTGCAGGCGGCAGCTGAAGCACGGGCCTTGATGGACACGCACATTAGCTAG
- a CDS encoding HlyU family transcriptional regulator, with translation MFKKLLSGLFGAQGSGEASTGTKAAEPVEYKEYLIVSQPDHQSGQYRVSGWIRKPDSQGGAQEHRFERSDMLPGRDACDALMVSKAQRYIDEVGDAMFDPDPRRESQSSS, from the coding sequence ATGTTTAAAAAATTGCTATCAGGGCTGTTTGGCGCGCAAGGCAGTGGTGAGGCGAGCACAGGCACCAAGGCCGCTGAGCCGGTGGAGTATAAAGAGTACCTCATCGTCTCACAGCCTGATCACCAAAGTGGCCAGTACCGTGTTAGCGGCTGGATACGCAAACCCGATAGCCAAGGGGGCGCTCAGGAGCACCGCTTCGAGCGTTCCGATATGCTGCCTGGGCGTGACGCGTGCGACGCCTTGATGGTGTCGAAGGCGCAACGCTATATCGATGAAGTGGGCGATGCGATGTTCGACCCCGACCCTCGCCGCGAGAGCCAATCCTCTAGCTAA
- a CDS encoding argininosuccinate synthase, whose amino-acid sequence MSDVKKVVLAYSGGLDTSVIVKWLQETYNCEVVTFTADIGQGEEVEPARAKAQALGVKEIYIEDLREEFVRDYVFPMFRANTIYEGEYLLGTSIARPLIAKRLIEIANETGADAISHGATGKGNDQVRFELGGYALKPGVKVIAPWREWDLTSREKLMAYCEEHNIPVDFSNKKKKSPYSMDANLLHISYEGGILEDPWAEAEEDMWRWSVSPEAAPEQPTYVELTFEKGDIVAIDGEALKPHEVLEKLNKLGGDNGIGRLDIVENRYVGMKSRGCYETPGGTIMLRAHRAIESLTLDREEAHLKDQLMPKYAEVIYNGYWWSPERRMLQAAIDETQKSVSGVVRMKLYKGNATVVGRKSEQSLFDESIATFEDDAGAYNQKDAEGFIKLNALRLRIAAGKGRQQS is encoded by the coding sequence ATGTCCGATGTCAAAAAGGTTGTGCTGGCGTACTCAGGCGGCCTGGACACGTCCGTTATCGTTAAGTGGTTGCAAGAGACCTACAACTGCGAGGTAGTGACCTTTACTGCCGACATCGGTCAAGGTGAAGAAGTCGAGCCCGCCCGTGCTAAAGCCCAGGCTCTCGGCGTGAAAGAGATTTACATCGAAGACCTGCGCGAAGAGTTCGTGCGTGACTACGTTTTCCCGATGTTCCGTGCCAACACCATCTATGAAGGTGAGTACCTGCTGGGTACCTCCATTGCTCGCCCGCTGATCGCCAAGCGCCTGATCGAAATTGCTAACGAAACCGGCGCCGATGCCATCTCCCACGGCGCAACGGGTAAAGGTAACGATCAGGTGCGTTTCGAGCTGGGTGGCTACGCGCTCAAGCCTGGCGTCAAGGTCATCGCGCCATGGCGCGAGTGGGACCTAACGTCCCGCGAGAAGCTGATGGCTTACTGCGAAGAGCACAACATCCCGGTGGATTTCTCCAACAAGAAGAAGAAATCTCCCTACTCCATGGATGCCAACCTGCTGCACATCTCCTACGAAGGCGGCATTTTGGAAGATCCGTGGGCCGAAGCCGAAGAGGACATGTGGCGCTGGAGCGTTTCACCGGAAGCCGCGCCAGAGCAGCCCACCTACGTTGAGCTGACGTTCGAGAAAGGCGACATCGTGGCCATCGACGGCGAAGCGCTCAAGCCGCACGAAGTGCTTGAAAAGCTCAACAAGTTGGGTGGTGACAACGGTATCGGTCGTCTGGATATCGTCGAAAATCGCTATGTAGGTATGAAGTCGCGCGGCTGTTATGAAACGCCGGGGGGAACGATCATGCTGCGTGCCCACCGCGCTATCGAATCACTGACGCTGGATCGCGAAGAGGCCCACCTCAAAGACCAGCTCATGCCCAAATACGCTGAAGTGATCTATAACGGTTACTGGTGGAGCCCGGAGCGCCGTATGCTGCAAGCGGCCATTGACGAGACGCAGAAGAGTGTCTCCGGTGTGGTGCGCATGAAGCTGTACAAAGGTAACGCGACCGTGGTGGGGCGCAAGTCCGAGCAGTCCCTGTTCGATGAGTCTATCGCAACATTCGAAGACGACGCGGGCGCTTACAACCAAAAAGACGCCGAAGGCTTCATCAAACTGAATGCACTGCGGCTGCGTATCGCCGCAGGTAAAGGCCGTCAGCAGAGCTAA
- the rnt gene encoding ribonuclease T yields the protein MSEAIARELMAQRFRSYLPVVIDLETGGFNAQTDAVLEIAAVTLTMDPDGNLLPDATYAYHIHPFEGANVEQSALDFTGINLDDPLRRQVALSEAEALGEIFRPIRKSLKAHGCSRAILVGHNAAFDHGFLNAAANRCNVKRNPFHPFSSFDTATLAGFVYGQTVLARACRAAGIEFDNKAAHSARYDTERTAELFCAMVNRYKDLGGWRLAQREQALDGGDE from the coding sequence ATGAGCGAGGCAATTGCCCGCGAATTGATGGCCCAGCGTTTTCGCAGTTATTTACCGGTTGTCATCGATTTGGAGACGGGTGGGTTCAATGCCCAGACGGATGCCGTATTAGAGATTGCAGCGGTCACACTCACCATGGACCCCGATGGCAATTTACTGCCTGATGCCACCTATGCGTATCATATCCACCCCTTCGAGGGCGCTAACGTCGAACAGTCGGCGCTAGACTTTACAGGCATCAATTTGGATGACCCGCTTCGGCGCCAGGTGGCGTTGAGCGAAGCTGAAGCACTGGGTGAAATTTTTCGGCCCATTCGTAAGTCGTTGAAGGCACACGGCTGTTCGCGGGCGATTCTCGTAGGCCACAATGCCGCTTTCGACCACGGTTTTTTAAACGCGGCGGCCAACCGCTGCAACGTCAAGCGCAACCCGTTCCACCCTTTCTCCAGTTTCGATACGGCAACGCTGGCCGGTTTCGTGTATGGGCAAACCGTGCTAGCTAGAGCTTGCCGCGCCGCGGGGATCGAGTTCGACAATAAAGCGGCCCACTCGGCGCGCTACGACACCGAACGCACGGCCGAGCTGTTTTGCGCCATGGTCAACCGTTACAAAGATCTCGGCGGCTGGCGACTAGCGCAGCGTGAGCAGGCATTGGATGGTGGCGATGAGTAA
- a CDS encoding 6-phosphofructokinase, which translates to MAQHNAFYAQSGGVTAVINASACGVIEACRQAPDQIGKVYAGHNGIIGALTEDLIDVTQESDEAIAALRHTPGGAFGSCRYKLKDIDTHRAQYERLIEVFKAHDIRYFFYNGGGDSADTCLKVSQLSEKLGYPLTAIHVPKTVDNDLPITDNSPGFGSVAKYIATSTREASLDIASMCATSTKVFVLEVMGRHAGWIAAAGGLAGDGEGEPPHLIIFPEVSFNRKAVMARVDESVKKYGYCVIVVSEGARYEDGTFLADAGNTDAFGHRQLGGVAPTLAGMIKQDLGYKYHWAVADYLQRAARHLASKTDVEQAYAVGREAVTLALAGKNSMMPAIRRISQSPYQWDVISAPLSQIANQEKFMPRDFISESGFDITQACRDYLSPLIQGEDFPPFENGLPKVAKLKLAKVQQKLPKFTL; encoded by the coding sequence ATGGCCCAGCATAATGCCTTTTACGCCCAGTCCGGTGGCGTTACCGCCGTCATCAATGCCAGCGCCTGCGGCGTTATCGAAGCTTGCCGGCAAGCCCCCGACCAAATCGGCAAGGTGTATGCCGGCCATAACGGCATTATTGGTGCGCTGACGGAAGATCTGATCGACGTCACCCAAGAGAGTGATGAGGCCATTGCTGCGCTTCGTCATACGCCGGGTGGCGCCTTTGGTTCCTGCCGCTACAAGCTGAAGGACATCGACACCCACCGCGCCCAGTACGAGCGCCTGATCGAGGTCTTCAAAGCACACGATATTCGCTATTTCTTCTATAACGGCGGCGGCGACAGTGCCGATACCTGCCTAAAAGTTTCTCAGCTCTCCGAAAAACTTGGATATCCGCTGACGGCCATTCACGTTCCCAAAACCGTCGATAATGATCTACCTATTACCGACAACAGCCCTGGTTTCGGCAGCGTCGCGAAATACATTGCCACGTCGACCCGGGAAGCATCGCTGGATATCGCCTCCATGTGCGCCACCTCCACTAAGGTGTTCGTGCTGGAAGTCATGGGTCGCCATGCGGGCTGGATCGCTGCCGCCGGCGGTTTGGCAGGTGACGGGGAAGGCGAGCCTCCGCACTTGATCATTTTCCCGGAAGTCTCTTTCAACCGTAAAGCGGTCATGGCGCGCGTGGATGAAAGCGTCAAGAAATACGGTTACTGCGTAATCGTTGTGTCCGAAGGCGCGCGTTATGAAGATGGCACCTTCCTGGCAGATGCAGGTAATACCGACGCCTTCGGCCACCGCCAGCTGGGCGGCGTTGCGCCTACCTTGGCCGGCATGATCAAGCAAGATTTAGGTTATAAATACCACTGGGCAGTGGCCGATTATCTGCAGCGTGCAGCGCGCCACTTAGCGTCCAAAACCGACGTTGAGCAAGCCTATGCGGTAGGCCGTGAGGCGGTAACGCTGGCACTGGCAGGCAAAAACTCCATGATGCCTGCGATCCGCCGCATTTCACAAAGCCCTTACCAGTGGGACGTGATCTCTGCGCCGTTGTCGCAAATCGCGAACCAAGAGAAGTTCATGCCCCGCGACTTCATCAGCGAGAGCGGCTTCGATATTACCCAAGCGTGCCGTGACTACCTGTCGCCGCTCATTCAGGGTGAAGACTTCCCGCCCTTCGAGAATGGCCTACCCAAAGTCGCTAAGCTCAAACTGGCGAAAGTACAGCAAAAACTGCCTAAATTCACGCTGTAA
- a CDS encoding bifunctional protein-serine/threonine kinase/phosphatase, which yields MAHAQLLISYGQAFVAPERRQHRSSMSVRLPEAPLLKVKGGCAVISDSISRNTMAKQAGDLSVRGFLADYYSTPDHWDTKTSATRVLRALNSWCYSQSQHVKEGSFVSSLSAMVFLGREGHLFHMGDTLVFRLRGAEFEQLTRDHVTDVGGYRYPSRALGMDGSVDIDYTHLALKQGDLFVFTTQAVRGTLMPSDYVRLIRQDASDLDAACERLASEAKQRAQERGYGGDQFCFQLLRIDELPEEASDHPNLLYGDLPIPPELTPGERLDGLEVQAVLSRNAQSRVYRVRDVHSDRVMVMKAPSPELSLRNAYLEHFLLQQWVVERVNSPFVVKVMEPSRPRRYLYYLMQNVEGETLRHWAERHPQASLIQRLDIANQLGKAVQALHHRDIIHQQIAPDNVLIDQHGKVVLADFSACHMREVDGHRHSGELLRQIGFNEHTAPEYALGDSVGRRSDQYSLASTVYWLLTGALPYTLTPNKLRCHTDLEELSYRSARTTNPEITPALDDALRRALDPQRPLRFRRMSEFLHALRIPLGRLPQREEPRTESRRFWQGVAGILLLLLVLSWLLR from the coding sequence TTGGCGCACGCCCAGTTACTAATTAGTTATGGTCAAGCGTTCGTTGCCCCGGAGCGGCGGCAGCACCGCAGCTCGATGTCGGTGCGTCTGCCGGAAGCGCCACTGTTGAAAGTGAAGGGCGGCTGTGCGGTGATTAGTGACTCGATCTCTCGCAATACCATGGCGAAACAGGCGGGGGACTTGAGCGTGCGTGGGTTTCTTGCGGATTACTACTCGACGCCAGATCATTGGGACACCAAAACATCGGCCACTCGCGTGCTGCGTGCCTTGAATAGCTGGTGCTACAGCCAAAGCCAGCATGTCAAAGAGGGGAGTTTTGTCTCGTCGCTCTCTGCCATGGTGTTTTTAGGCCGCGAGGGTCATCTCTTCCACATGGGCGATACGCTGGTGTTTCGCTTGCGAGGGGCTGAGTTCGAACAGTTGACCCGTGACCACGTGACCGATGTGGGCGGGTATCGCTACCCCTCACGCGCGCTGGGGATGGATGGCAGTGTCGACATCGACTACACCCATCTGGCGCTGAAGCAGGGCGATCTTTTCGTGTTCACCACCCAAGCGGTGCGCGGGACGCTAATGCCTTCGGACTACGTGCGTCTCATTCGTCAAGATGCCAGCGATCTGGATGCCGCCTGCGAGCGTTTGGCGAGCGAGGCGAAGCAGCGTGCTCAAGAGCGGGGCTACGGGGGCGATCAATTTTGCTTTCAGCTGCTTCGTATCGACGAGTTGCCGGAGGAGGCCTCCGACCATCCCAACTTGCTGTACGGTGATTTGCCGATTCCTCCGGAACTGACACCCGGCGAGCGTTTGGATGGTTTGGAAGTGCAGGCGGTGCTATCCCGCAATGCGCAGTCGAGGGTGTACCGCGTACGCGACGTGCACAGCGATCGGGTGATGGTGATGAAAGCGCCGAGTCCGGAGCTATCGCTGCGCAATGCCTACCTGGAGCACTTTCTTCTGCAGCAGTGGGTGGTCGAACGGGTGAACTCTCCCTTCGTGGTCAAAGTCATGGAGCCTTCTCGTCCGCGTCGCTACCTCTACTACCTCATGCAGAACGTGGAAGGCGAGACGCTGCGCCATTGGGCCGAGCGACATCCCCAGGCGAGCCTCATTCAGCGTTTGGATATCGCCAATCAGCTAGGTAAGGCCGTCCAAGCCCTGCATCATCGCGATATCATCCATCAGCAAATCGCCCCAGACAACGTGCTGATCGATCAGCATGGCAAAGTGGTGCTGGCCGACTTCAGCGCCTGTCACATGCGCGAGGTCGATGGTCACCGTCATTCGGGTGAGCTGCTTCGTCAAATCGGTTTTAACGAGCATACTGCCCCCGAATACGCCTTAGGCGACAGCGTGGGCCGACGCAGTGATCAGTACTCGCTGGCATCCACGGTCTATTGGCTGCTGACCGGTGCGTTACCCTACACGCTGACGCCAAACAAACTGCGTTGTCATACCGATTTAGAAGAGCTCAGTTACCGTAGCGCCCGTACGACCAATCCGGAAATAACGCCTGCGCTGGATGACGCGTTACGACGAGCGCTGGATCCCCAGCGGCCGCTGCGTTTCAGGCGTATGTCAGAATTTCTCCATGCGCTACGGATTCCGCTAGGACGGCTTCCCCAGCGCGAGGAGCCGCGCACGGAGTCTCGACGCTTTTGGCAAGGTGTGGCGGGTATTTTGCTATTACTACTGGTGCTGTCTTGGCTATTGCGTTAG
- the ppa gene encoding inorganic diphosphatase — protein sequence MNFDNIPAGKDLPNDIYVAIEIPANHAPIKYEIDKDMGALLVDRFMATPMFYPANYGFIPHTLADDGDPLDALVVTPHPVAPGSIIRARPVGILNMTDEAGEDAKLVCVPHPKLSTLYDDVQEVTDLPELLRQQIAHFFENYKDLEKGKWVKVESWEGVEAARKAIEKSAAAYKKA from the coding sequence ATGAACTTTGATAACATCCCCGCTGGAAAGGATCTGCCCAACGATATCTACGTGGCGATTGAAATTCCTGCAAACCACGCGCCGATTAAGTATGAAATCGACAAAGACATGGGTGCCCTCCTCGTTGACCGTTTCATGGCCACGCCCATGTTCTATCCGGCCAACTACGGCTTTATCCCTCACACACTGGCAGACGACGGTGACCCCCTAGACGCGCTGGTGGTTACCCCTCACCCGGTCGCGCCCGGCAGTATCATTCGCGCTCGTCCCGTTGGCATTCTGAACATGACCGACGAAGCCGGTGAAGATGCCAAGCTGGTCTGCGTACCGCACCCCAAACTCTCGACGCTGTATGACGACGTTCAGGAAGTCACTGACCTTCCTGAACTGCTTCGCCAGCAGATTGCTCACTTTTTCGAGAACTACAAAGACCTCGAAAAAGGCAAGTGGGTGAAAGTCGAGTCATGGGAAGGCGTCGAAGCCGCCCGTAAGGCCATCGAAAAGTCGGCGGCTGCTTACAAAAAAGCGTAA